The Bernardetia sp. ABR2-2B DNA window TGCATCCTCGTTTTTTAGAAGATGATTCAGACCAATATAGAGAAAGCGAAGATTCTGATAACTTAGATGATAATTCATCTGAATCAAAAAAAATCAATTTCATTTATTCCTCTGAAAAAAATAAAGAAGATAAAAAGGGCAGTAAAAATAATACTACACCTTCTTCTGAAGAGGACAAAATAGACCCACGTTGGAATATTTTGAAAAAATTTAAAAATAACCAAAACTAGAAGCTCTAGAAGTTAAAGCTAGATTTATTTTTTTCAAGATACAGAAACAGGTCTCTAAAAATACTATTGTTACACCTTAAAAGAAAGAATTAAAAAATATATTGATTGTTTTTTGAAAAATAGGCAGATAAATTCTGTTTTTAGACAAAAAATAGTCATCTTTGCAGTCTTTCTTTCAAAAAATTAGTAAAATTCTTATGGCACATCCTAAAAGTCGAATTTCCAAAACACGCCGTGATAAGCGTCGTACACACCACAAATGTGAGTCTAAAGCGATTTCTATCTGTCCAAATACAGGTGAAGCGCATTTACAACACCGTGCTTATTATCACGAAGGCAATCTTTATCTTAAAGGTAAAATGATTGCAGAATTTGCAAAAGAAGTAGTAGTAGATGAAGACGAAGACTAAGCTCTAGTTTTTATTTTACCTTGTCTTTTTGTCAAGAAAATACCTTATTTTTTATTGAAACAAAATCATAAAAAGTAAGGTTTTTTGTTGTGTTTAGGCTTCTTATTTATCGAAAAAAAACCTTTCTTTTGTTAAGAAAAGAAAAAAAATAGCACAGGTGTGTTTTGAAATAAGCATTTTTTTTTACAAATTGTAAGTGTTAATTCCCCTTTAGCATTCCCTTTGTATAATTATTTTTATGTCAAGAAAAACTCCCTTTGTCTTTTCTGTATGTCTCTTACTCTTTTTTGTAAGCCTGAAAATTGATGCTCAAACTGTATTAGATGTAGCCGAAACAACTACTTTAGATTTAAGCAAAAATAGATTATTTTACGAAGATAAAACAGGAAAGCTCACTTTTGAAGAAATACAAAATTCAAAATTTGATAAAGAATTTCGAACTTCTGATAAAGACATTCTAAACTATGGCTTTACAACTTCGACGATTTGGCTAAAAGTAAAATTAAAGAATTCTAACCTACAACAAGATGAGTATTTAGCCTTAGTAAATTCTCCTATGCTAGATGAAGTTGATTTTTATTTTCAAAAATCAAATCAAAATGAGTATTCAGTATATAAAACTGGAGATAGACAGCCTTTTATAGAGCGATTAATTAATAATAGAAATTTTTTATATCCACTTAATTTTAGTGATACCACTATACGCACTTTATATCTAAGAGTTGCTAACAAAACGCCTTTACAAGTTCCTTTTGAGATTATTACAAAATCAGATTATCAAGTAAAAGCCAATAAAGATGAACTAGGTTACGGTCTTTTTTATGGTATATTGTGTATTATGATAGCCTATAATTTCTTTGTTTTCTTATCTCTAAAAGACTTAAATTATCTCTATTATATCATTACCATTTTTGGCTCTCTTACTGTATTTTTTTCTTTATCAGGGCATCAAGGTCAATATTTATTTCCCCAAAATCCATTATTTGCGAATCAATTTGTACCATTTGGTTCAAGTCTTATAATGATAGGTTTGTCGCTTTTTACTATTTATTTTAATGATGTCCGAAAGTATAGTTTAGTATTTTATCGTTTACTTTTATCTTTTACTCTTGCGGGTTGTTTTGTTCTAATATTTATTTTTCTAAAATCCTATTGGTATGGAAAGATTGGTTTTTTTACAAATATTGTAGGTTTATTTGAGCTAATTATTGTTTTATTGGCAAGTATTTATTGTTTTAAGAGAGGTCAAAAATCAGCTCGTTTTTTTATCTTAGCGTTTTCTCTTTATGTGTGTGGGCTTGTAACCTTAATCTTCAAAAACTTAGGTATTCTTCCAGTTAATTTCTTGACAGCCAATGCTGGTGAAATAGGAGCTAGTTTAGAGGTATTATTCCTTTCTTTTGCTCTAAGTGATAGATATAATTTGTACAGAAAACAAAAAGAAGCTACTCAAAAAGAACTAATAACCGTAGAAAAAGAAGCAAAAGAAACCTTAGAACTAAAAGTGCAGAAAAGAACTTCGCAGCTACAAAAAGTAAATAAAGAACTTACAACTCTAAATGAGGAAACGCATCAACAGAGCGAAGAAATTATGGCGCAAAGAGATGCTCTCTCAAAGACTATGTCTGACTTGGAGGAAACAGTTAAGGAGTTGAACAAACAAAAAACGGATATTATTTCAAGTATTAATTATGCCAAAACGATTCAGACAGCGATGCTTCCTTTAGAAGAGTGCATTGCTCATTCTTTAGATAATTTTTTTATTTTCAATAAACCTCGTGATATTGTAAGTGGCGATTTTTATTTCTTTGAGGATAAAGGAACACATATTATTTTTGCTGTTTTAGATTGTACAGGACATGGTGTTCCGGGGGCATTTATGTCAATGATTGGACACGAGATTCTTAGTGATGCAATTAATGTAAAAAAGATTTATTCTCCAGATTTGATTTTAGAAGAGTTGCATAAAGGAATTCGAAATACATTACAACAAGAACAAACTGCAAATCGTGATGGAATGGATGCTGTTATTGTTTCTATCAAAAAAAATGATATAGAAAGTACAGATTCAAAATTTGAATACTTGGAATATGCTGGTGCAATGAATCCTTTCTATTATATACAAAAGCATTTAGATAAAAATAAAGACCAAACTCCTATCTGTCAATCTATAAAAGCCACAAAAAGAGCATTAGGAGGAAAACAAAAAGAGAACGAAATAAGAAAGTTTGAAAAACATAGAGTCGAATTAGAAGGCTATCAAACTAAATTTTGGCTTTGTACAGATGGTTTTCAAGACCAGTTTGGAGGAGAAAAGAATAGAAAATTTATGGTAAAAAGTTTTAGAGAACTATTATTTTCTATGCACAACAAAGATACTAAGGAACAACATAAAATGGTAAGAACAACATTTCGAAACTGGAAAGGGTTCAATAACCAAGTGGATGATGTACTCGTAATTGGTGTAGAAATTTAACAAAAGAAACCTTATTTTTTATTGAAACAAAATCATAAAAAGTAAGGTTTTTTGTTGTGTTTAGGTTTCTTATTTCTTTCTCTATTTATCAAAAAAAATGCTTAAAATTGCTTTTTCTCCTATCTATGCACATCCTTTGCCTGAAAAACATCGTTTTCCAATGTTAAAATATGAGTTGTTGCCAGAGCAATTAATCTATGAAGGAACAGCAACAAAAGAAAATTTCTTTGAACCAGTACCTATTTCAGAGGAGAAAATTTTGAGAGCGCATACCCTAGAGTATTGGAACAAACTCAAAACACTTTCACTTACGAAAAAAGAAGAGCGAAAAACAGGTTTTCCACTTTCAGCAAAACTCATAGAAAGAGAAATTACGATTGCAGGAGGAACAATCCAAAACACAGAATTTGCATTAAAATATGGTGTAAGTTTGAATATTGCAGGAGGAACACACCACGCTTTTACAGAACATGGAGAAGGTTTTTGTCTTTTAAATGATATTGCTTTAGGAGCATATCATTTGATTGATGAATATAATTTTGATAAAATATTAGTAGTAGATTTAGACGTTCATCAAGGAAATGGAACAGCAGAAATATTTTCAACTGAAAAGCGAGTTTTTACATTCAGTATGCACGGAGAAAAAAATTATCCTTATAAAAAAGAAAATTCAGATTTAGATATTGAGCTAAAAGATGGAACAGACGACAAGGCGTATTTAAAAGTCTTAAAGGAAACCTTACCTAAACTTATTCAAGAACAAGAACCTCAATTTATATTTTTCCAATCTGGTGTAGATGTACTTGAAACTGATAAATTAGGACGTTTGGGAGTGAGTTTGCAGGGATGTAGAGAGCGAGATTTATTTGTTTTTAGGGAATGTAAAAAAAACAATATTCCCGTTTCTGTCAGTATGGGAGGGGGATATTCGCCCAAAATTGCTGATATTGTAGAAGCACATGCCAACACATATCGTTTGGCGCACGAAATCTATTTTTAAGAAAATAAATATTCTACTCTTTTGCGA harbors:
- the rpmF gene encoding 50S ribosomal protein L32, producing MAHPKSRISKTRRDKRRTHHKCESKAISICPNTGEAHLQHRAYYHEGNLYLKGKMIAEFAKEVVVDEDED
- a CDS encoding 7TM diverse intracellular signaling domain-containing protein: MSRKTPFVFSVCLLLFFVSLKIDAQTVLDVAETTTLDLSKNRLFYEDKTGKLTFEEIQNSKFDKEFRTSDKDILNYGFTTSTIWLKVKLKNSNLQQDEYLALVNSPMLDEVDFYFQKSNQNEYSVYKTGDRQPFIERLINNRNFLYPLNFSDTTIRTLYLRVANKTPLQVPFEIITKSDYQVKANKDELGYGLFYGILCIMIAYNFFVFLSLKDLNYLYYIITIFGSLTVFFSLSGHQGQYLFPQNPLFANQFVPFGSSLIMIGLSLFTIYFNDVRKYSLVFYRLLLSFTLAGCFVLIFIFLKSYWYGKIGFFTNIVGLFELIIVLLASIYCFKRGQKSARFFILAFSLYVCGLVTLIFKNLGILPVNFLTANAGEIGASLEVLFLSFALSDRYNLYRKQKEATQKELITVEKEAKETLELKVQKRTSQLQKVNKELTTLNEETHQQSEEIMAQRDALSKTMSDLEETVKELNKQKTDIISSINYAKTIQTAMLPLEECIAHSLDNFFIFNKPRDIVSGDFYFFEDKGTHIIFAVLDCTGHGVPGAFMSMIGHEILSDAINVKKIYSPDLILEELHKGIRNTLQQEQTANRDGMDAVIVSIKKNDIESTDSKFEYLEYAGAMNPFYYIQKHLDKNKDQTPICQSIKATKRALGGKQKENEIRKFEKHRVELEGYQTKFWLCTDGFQDQFGGEKNRKFMVKSFRELLFSMHNKDTKEQHKMVRTTFRNWKGFNNQVDDVLVIGVEI
- a CDS encoding histone deacetylase produces the protein MLKIAFSPIYAHPLPEKHRFPMLKYELLPEQLIYEGTATKENFFEPVPISEEKILRAHTLEYWNKLKTLSLTKKEERKTGFPLSAKLIEREITIAGGTIQNTEFALKYGVSLNIAGGTHHAFTEHGEGFCLLNDIALGAYHLIDEYNFDKILVVDLDVHQGNGTAEIFSTEKRVFTFSMHGEKNYPYKKENSDLDIELKDGTDDKAYLKVLKETLPKLIQEQEPQFIFFQSGVDVLETDKLGRLGVSLQGCRERDLFVFRECKKNNIPVSVSMGGGYSPKIADIVEAHANTYRLAHEIYF